A genomic region of Hyalangium minutum contains the following coding sequences:
- a CDS encoding AAA family ATPase, with protein sequence MSLTFEEAAGSLRDALADAGRGLVEREAMVELVALSAVAGEHLLVIGPPGTAKSEAVRRTARALGGSYFEYLLGRFTEPSEIFGPVDLRKLREGTVETETTGMLPEAEVAFLDEVFLGSTAILNTLLGVLNERTFRRGHTRMKVPLRVCVGASNALPEEESLAAFADRFLARIYVEPVPDPQLEELLAGGASLWREVEARKASLEALDVLARVAQEADLAPVRPHLAHALRMLRAAGIGLSDRRAVKVQRLMAAAAALAGRQSPGVADLWPLIYAVPTKEGQALAREVLRDLLAATENPALAAAALEASAGPLARAQRIARAGREVMNQVPVSGAAEDYAAWRLKLEGVVREMDAGFAPEALPPDLQVLREEIRAAIEGPAQAVAQA encoded by the coding sequence ATGTCCCTGACTTTTGAAGAGGCTGCCGGTTCGCTCCGGGATGCCCTCGCCGACGCGGGCCGGGGCCTGGTCGAGCGCGAGGCCATGGTGGAGCTGGTGGCGCTGTCCGCCGTGGCCGGTGAGCACCTGCTCGTCATCGGCCCGCCCGGTACCGCCAAGAGCGAGGCCGTCCGCCGCACCGCGCGGGCCCTGGGGGGCAGCTACTTCGAGTACTTGCTTGGCCGCTTCACCGAGCCCTCCGAGATTTTCGGCCCGGTGGATCTGCGCAAGCTGCGCGAGGGCACCGTGGAGACGGAGACCACCGGCATGCTGCCCGAGGCCGAGGTCGCCTTCCTGGACGAGGTGTTCCTCGGCTCCACCGCCATTCTCAACACGCTGCTCGGGGTGCTCAATGAGCGCACCTTCCGGCGGGGACATACGCGGATGAAGGTGCCCCTGCGGGTGTGTGTGGGCGCCTCCAACGCGCTGCCCGAGGAGGAGTCGCTGGCGGCGTTCGCGGACCGGTTCCTGGCGCGCATCTATGTGGAGCCCGTGCCGGATCCGCAGCTGGAGGAGCTGCTGGCGGGCGGGGCCTCGCTCTGGCGCGAGGTAGAGGCACGGAAGGCCTCGCTGGAGGCGCTGGATGTGCTGGCGCGGGTGGCGCAGGAGGCGGACCTCGCTCCGGTGCGCCCGCACCTGGCGCATGCGCTGCGCATGCTGAGAGCGGCAGGTATCGGGCTGTCGGACCGGCGCGCGGTGAAGGTGCAGCGGCTCATGGCGGCCGCGGCGGCGCTGGCAGGGCGGCAGTCTCCAGGCGTGGCGGATCTGTGGCCGCTCATCTACGCGGTGCCGACCAAGGAGGGGCAGGCCCTGGCGCGCGAGGTGCTGCGCGACTTGCTGGCCGCCACGGAGAACCCGGCGCTCGCGGCGGCGGCGCTGGAGGCGAGCGCGGGCCCTCTGGCGCGAGCCCAGCGCATTGCTCGGGCCGGGCGCGAGGTGATGAACCAGGTGCCCGTGAGCGGCGCCGCAGAGGACTACGCGGCGTGGCGGCTCAAGCTCGAGGGCGTGGTGCGCGAGATGGACGCGGGCTTTGCTCCCGAGGCGCTGCCGCCGGATCTCCAGGTGCTGCGAGAGGAGATTCGCGCGGCCATTGAAGGCCCGGCCCAGGCCGTGGCGCAGGCGTGA
- a CDS encoding esterase family protein: MNREYHRWYSHRLGREMELLLYGHGGEPVILLPTSRGRFYQNEDFGLVGALADRIQAGRYLVVCPDGIDEESWLNRWAHPHDRVARHEAYEGYLLHEVVPLVRSRSSGGRLTLGGCSFGGFHTFNTGLRHPRVFQRLLSLSGKFETEPFLDGYHDEKVYFHSCLQWLPNVSDWGQLHALQQVEMILAAGEHDFCRGSNENLSKLLWQKDIGNHLAIWGGGIHDWPTWRDMIRTYLPW, translated from the coding sequence ATGAACCGCGAATATCACCGTTGGTACAGCCACCGCCTGGGCCGAGAGATGGAGCTGCTGCTCTACGGGCACGGCGGAGAGCCGGTGATTCTGCTGCCCACGAGCCGGGGCCGCTTCTACCAGAACGAGGACTTCGGGCTGGTGGGGGCCCTCGCGGATCGGATTCAGGCAGGCCGCTACCTGGTGGTGTGCCCGGACGGCATCGACGAGGAGAGCTGGCTCAACAGGTGGGCGCACCCGCATGACCGGGTGGCCCGGCACGAGGCCTATGAGGGCTACCTCCTCCACGAGGTGGTGCCGCTGGTGAGGAGCCGCAGCAGCGGTGGCCGGCTGACGCTGGGCGGCTGCAGCTTCGGCGGCTTCCATACGTTCAACACGGGGCTGCGCCACCCGCGCGTCTTCCAGCGGCTGCTCTCCCTGAGCGGCAAGTTCGAGACGGAGCCGTTCCTCGACGGCTACCACGACGAGAAGGTGTACTTTCACTCGTGCCTGCAGTGGCTGCCGAACGTGTCGGACTGGGGCCAGCTGCACGCGCTTCAGCAGGTGGAGATGATCCTCGCCGCGGGCGAGCACGACTTCTGCCGCGGCTCCAACGAGAACCTCTCGAAGTTGCTGTGGCAGAAGGACATCGGCAACCACCTGGCCATCTGGGGCGGCGGCATCCACGACTGGCCCACGTGGCGGGACATGATCCGGACGTACCTGCCCTGGTAA
- a CDS encoding MATE family efflux transporter — protein MSAPVKSRREEFRELMKLAIPIAIAQGGQSLMGLVDTLVVGRAGTSALAAVGLANSLFFAVSGLGMGLMMGFDPLSSQAFGAKNASRARALLWQGGWMALFAGLVLATLVVVVPEVLPFFGYNREELSETRAYLYWRAPSMVPMLAFLTVRGYLQSAGHTRPLVVATVAANIFNLGADILLVFGGGVLPEGFGPLRNIPAMGAAGAALATLLGMFLQLGIILYALRSLGEAGVKPVRRPVWADLRQALGVGLPIGLHLAAEIGVFALAGTLAFKLGQASMGAHQIALSFGSLSFTIAVGIGNAGSVRVGWAVGARNTPQARLSGFVAFAGGAGFMTLSALVFALFPGPLSQLAGASEEVVPLLVPLLMVCAVFQVFDGVQGVGAGVLRGAGDTRFTFVANMVGHYAIGLPLSLVLGFGLNQGIIGIWWGLCAGLIAVAIALLWRFHRLSSETLRPLEA, from the coding sequence ATGTCTGCGCCCGTGAAGTCCCGTCGCGAGGAGTTCCGCGAGCTGATGAAGCTCGCCATCCCCATCGCCATCGCTCAGGGCGGCCAATCGCTCATGGGCCTGGTCGACACCCTGGTGGTCGGGCGTGCCGGCACCTCGGCCCTGGCCGCGGTGGGGTTGGCCAACAGCCTCTTCTTCGCCGTGAGCGGCCTGGGCATGGGGCTGATGATGGGTTTCGACCCGCTGTCGTCTCAGGCCTTCGGAGCGAAGAACGCCTCCCGGGCCCGCGCGCTGCTGTGGCAAGGCGGGTGGATGGCGCTCTTCGCCGGACTGGTGCTGGCCACCCTGGTGGTGGTGGTGCCCGAGGTGCTGCCCTTCTTCGGCTACAACCGCGAGGAGCTGTCCGAGACCCGCGCCTACCTGTATTGGCGCGCGCCCAGCATGGTGCCGATGCTCGCGTTCCTCACGGTGCGCGGCTACCTGCAGTCCGCCGGGCATACCCGGCCCCTGGTGGTGGCCACCGTGGCCGCCAACATCTTCAACCTGGGCGCGGACATCCTCCTCGTCTTTGGCGGAGGCGTGCTGCCCGAGGGCTTTGGGCCCCTGAGGAACATCCCCGCCATGGGCGCAGCGGGTGCGGCGCTGGCCACCTTGCTCGGCATGTTTCTCCAGCTCGGCATCATCCTCTACGCGCTGCGCAGCCTGGGCGAAGCGGGGGTGAAGCCGGTGCGCCGCCCGGTGTGGGCGGACCTGAGGCAGGCCCTGGGGGTGGGGTTGCCCATCGGCCTGCACCTCGCGGCGGAGATCGGCGTCTTTGCGCTCGCGGGCACCCTGGCCTTCAAGCTGGGGCAGGCGAGCATGGGCGCGCACCAGATTGCCCTGAGCTTTGGCAGCCTCTCCTTCACCATCGCCGTGGGCATTGGCAACGCGGGCAGCGTGCGCGTGGGCTGGGCGGTGGGCGCTCGCAACACGCCCCAGGCTCGCCTGAGCGGCTTCGTCGCCTTCGCGGGCGGCGCGGGCTTCATGACCCTGTCGGCGTTGGTGTTTGCCCTCTTCCCAGGCCCGCTGTCTCAGCTGGCGGGGGCCTCGGAAGAAGTGGTGCCCCTGCTGGTGCCCTTGCTGATGGTGTGCGCCGTCTTCCAGGTGTTCGACGGCGTTCAGGGCGTGGGCGCGGGCGTGCTGCGCGGGGCGGGAGATACGCGCTTCACGTTCGTGGCCAACATGGTGGGGCACTACGCCATCGGTCTGCCGCTGTCGCTGGTGCTCGGCTTCGGGCTGAACCAGGGCATCATCGGCATCTGGTGGGGCCTGTGCGCGGGCCTCATCGCCGTGGCCATTGCCCTGCTGTGGCGCTTCCACCGGCTGAGCTCCGAAACGCTGCGCCCCTTGGAAGCCTGA
- a CDS encoding beta-propeller domain-containing protein has protein sequence MKWFRYGGLGLALVGAAGCSNERGGIPENQPVQMQAQLTSFDKCEDLESYIEDTAVLDMRSQLTWQKRMIGKYWGGVGMPMEDNGGPMPPMSPSPTTGAPGGGGDAAGGGTRGPDDYTDTNNQVAGVDEADFIKNDGTRIFVISGRKLYVHSSWPAESLSAVGSLALEGWPREMFLKDNRLVIFSQVALQGQGGSSGGKPGGLLDVAPCDPFGGCGYYGSNATKVTVVDVSNLSAPHVEDEVFIPGNYAHARRTEGAVRLMLNDSFRYPQAVRWWPEYSEGLWEDEDRLKDALDDIMEENERLIRQQTLQQWLPSGWRKRPDGTRVEVGYDCRDFYRSNAPAKLGFVTVASLSLDNTVADSTVRRTSLITDPGEVYASTDSLYLASNHWWWWPEENQKDYTYLHKFDLKDPSTARYVGSGVVEGHLLNQFSMDEHQGVLRVATTIATYKKDGDNPWGRTETTNRLFTFREKGGRLDLLGQTEELAKGERIYSARFLGNKGYVVTFRQVDPLFTFDLSDPEHPRKVGELKVPGFSSYIHPLDENHLITIGTHIPENQTDWRQRALKLSMFDVSDLANPRETFTQLVGTAYGWSEAQYEHKAFNYFPAKGLLAIPFSDYLPDASDYWSGFRSELRVFRVDASTGFTPVGAVSMTDVYRSFNNRYWSWYWTPAVRRSVMADDYVYAITDAGVRVAHVNNLQVPLATSYFQPDFFTP, from the coding sequence ATGAAGTGGTTCCGATATGGCGGACTCGGGCTGGCGCTGGTGGGGGCGGCCGGCTGCAGCAATGAGCGCGGCGGCATCCCGGAGAACCAGCCGGTGCAGATGCAGGCGCAGCTCACGAGCTTCGACAAATGCGAGGACCTGGAGTCCTACATCGAGGACACCGCCGTCCTCGACATGCGCTCCCAGCTGACGTGGCAGAAGCGCATGATCGGCAAGTACTGGGGCGGCGTGGGCATGCCCATGGAAGACAACGGCGGCCCCATGCCTCCGATGAGCCCCAGCCCCACCACGGGAGCACCCGGAGGGGGCGGAGACGCCGCAGGGGGCGGGACGCGCGGCCCGGATGACTACACCGACACCAACAACCAGGTGGCGGGGGTGGACGAGGCCGACTTCATCAAGAACGACGGCACCCGCATCTTCGTCATCTCCGGCCGCAAGCTCTACGTGCACAGCTCGTGGCCCGCGGAGTCGCTGAGCGCGGTGGGGAGCCTGGCTTTGGAGGGCTGGCCCCGGGAGATGTTCCTCAAGGACAACCGCCTCGTCATCTTCTCCCAGGTGGCGCTGCAGGGGCAGGGTGGCTCCAGCGGCGGCAAGCCGGGCGGGTTGCTGGACGTGGCGCCGTGCGATCCGTTCGGCGGGTGCGGCTACTACGGCTCGAACGCCACCAAGGTGACGGTGGTGGACGTGTCGAACCTCTCGGCGCCGCACGTGGAGGACGAGGTCTTCATTCCGGGCAACTACGCCCACGCGCGCCGGACCGAGGGTGCGGTGCGGCTGATGCTCAATGACTCGTTCCGCTACCCGCAGGCCGTGCGCTGGTGGCCCGAGTACTCCGAGGGGCTCTGGGAGGACGAGGACCGGCTGAAGGACGCGCTGGACGATATCATGGAGGAGAACGAGCGGCTGATCCGCCAGCAGACGCTCCAGCAGTGGCTGCCGAGCGGCTGGCGCAAGCGGCCGGACGGCACTCGGGTGGAGGTGGGCTACGACTGCCGCGACTTCTACCGCAGCAACGCGCCGGCGAAGCTGGGCTTCGTCACGGTCGCCTCGCTGAGCCTGGACAACACCGTCGCCGATTCCACCGTGCGCCGCACCAGCCTCATCACGGACCCCGGCGAGGTCTACGCCTCCACGGACAGCCTCTACCTGGCCAGCAACCACTGGTGGTGGTGGCCGGAGGAGAACCAGAAGGACTACACGTACCTGCACAAGTTCGACCTGAAGGATCCGAGCACCGCGCGCTACGTGGGCAGCGGCGTGGTGGAAGGACACCTGCTCAACCAGTTCAGCATGGACGAGCACCAGGGCGTACTGCGCGTGGCCACCACCATCGCCACGTACAAGAAGGACGGCGACAACCCGTGGGGCCGCACGGAGACCACCAATCGCCTCTTCACCTTCCGCGAGAAGGGTGGGCGGCTGGACCTGCTGGGGCAGACCGAGGAGCTGGCCAAGGGCGAGCGCATCTACAGCGCCCGCTTCCTGGGCAACAAGGGCTACGTCGTCACCTTCCGGCAGGTGGATCCGCTCTTCACCTTCGACCTGAGCGATCCGGAGCACCCCCGCAAGGTGGGCGAGCTCAAGGTGCCGGGCTTCTCCAGCTACATCCACCCGCTGGATGAGAACCACCTCATCACCATCGGCACCCATATTCCGGAGAACCAGACGGACTGGCGCCAGCGCGCCCTGAAGCTGTCCATGTTCGACGTGTCCGACCTGGCCAACCCGCGGGAGACGTTCACCCAGCTGGTCGGCACCGCGTATGGCTGGAGCGAGGCCCAGTACGAGCACAAGGCCTTCAACTACTTCCCGGCCAAGGGGCTGCTCGCCATCCCGTTCTCGGATTACCTGCCCGACGCGTCTGACTACTGGAGCGGCTTCCGGAGCGAGCTGCGCGTCTTCCGCGTGGACGCCTCCACGGGCTTCACCCCAGTGGGCGCTGTTTCCATGACGGACGTGTATCGGTCCTTCAACAACCGGTACTGGTCGTGGTACTGGACGCCCGCCGTTCGGCGCAGCGTGATGGCCGATGACTATGTCTACGCCATCACCGACGCGGGCGTGCGCGTGGCTCACGTCAACAACCTGCAGGTGCCGTTGGCCACGTCGTACTTCCAGCCGGACTTCTTCACGCCGTAA
- a CDS encoding TIGR02266 family protein — translation MTILETAHTRDEVFVVDDSEAVREMVCQHLSRLGCEPIPFDNGAACLAELGRRVPSMVLMDLRMEGMQGDEACRRLKAHPNAGRVPVVMLTGASAPHEVMLCSRAGADDFLPKPVEFEALTAKVLAVRAAREHARQGPPPGLGVLLVEGSRSMGAFLGGALEHEGFHVLYARHAVEAEALAVAHGPRLDGLVVDVSRSFAFQDGLALASRLQKLMPRKPLVLVAGVEESTDVHARARALINEPLLERRMMAPDALVARVLERLAPGVAPIRAAERVPLFSVVEFTTRHGPPLTGFSSDASPEALFVRTLTPARAGARLTLRVTLAGQRIPSAVEAVVAWSNPLRRGAAFQAPTGMGLRLERVDTVLAAQLQRFVPRALGFSLALPVRSSSF, via the coding sequence GTGACCATTTTGGAGACGGCTCACACGCGCGACGAAGTCTTCGTCGTCGACGACTCCGAGGCAGTGCGCGAGATGGTGTGTCAGCACCTGTCCCGGCTGGGCTGCGAGCCCATTCCGTTCGACAACGGCGCGGCATGCCTGGCGGAGCTCGGGCGTCGGGTGCCCTCGATGGTGCTGATGGACCTGCGCATGGAGGGCATGCAGGGGGATGAGGCCTGCCGGCGCCTGAAGGCCCACCCCAACGCCGGCCGCGTGCCTGTCGTCATGCTCACCGGCGCCAGCGCCCCGCACGAGGTGATGCTGTGCTCGCGCGCCGGGGCGGATGACTTCCTGCCCAAGCCCGTGGAGTTCGAGGCGCTGACGGCCAAGGTGCTGGCGGTGCGCGCGGCCCGTGAGCATGCGCGGCAGGGTCCTCCTCCGGGCCTGGGCGTGCTGCTGGTGGAGGGCAGCCGCTCCATGGGCGCGTTCCTCGGAGGCGCGCTGGAGCACGAGGGCTTCCACGTCCTCTATGCCCGGCACGCCGTGGAGGCCGAGGCGCTGGCCGTGGCGCATGGCCCCCGGCTGGATGGGCTCGTGGTGGATGTGTCGCGCTCCTTCGCCTTCCAGGATGGGCTGGCGCTGGCGAGCCGGCTGCAAAAGCTGATGCCCCGCAAGCCCCTGGTGCTGGTGGCAGGCGTGGAGGAGTCCACGGATGTGCATGCACGGGCCCGGGCGCTCATCAACGAGCCGCTGCTGGAGCGGCGGATGATGGCGCCGGATGCGCTGGTGGCGCGCGTGCTGGAGCGGCTCGCACCGGGGGTGGCACCCATCCGCGCCGCCGAGCGCGTGCCACTGTTTTCCGTGGTGGAGTTCACCACGCGCCATGGGCCTCCGCTGACGGGGTTCAGCTCGGACGCGAGCCCCGAGGCCCTCTTCGTCCGCACGCTGACGCCCGCCCGCGCGGGGGCCCGGCTCACGCTGCGGGTGACGCTGGCGGGCCAGCGCATCCCCTCCGCCGTGGAGGCGGTGGTGGCCTGGTCCAACCCCCTGCGCCGAGGCGCCGCCTTCCAAGCCCCCACGGGCATGGGGCTTCGCCTGGAGCGCGTGGACACGGTTCTGGCCGCGCAGCTCCAGCGCTTCGTGCCCCGGGCTCTCGGTTTTTCGCTCGCCCTCCCCGTGAGGTCCTCAAGTTTCTGA